A section of the Marmota flaviventris isolate mMarFla1 chromosome 19, mMarFla1.hap1, whole genome shotgun sequence genome encodes:
- the Metrn gene encoding meteorin isoform X6: MPPPALFCALCCGLLAVSARAGYSEDRCSWRGSGLTQEPGSVGQLTLACVEGAIEWLYPAGALRLTLGAPDFGTRPGITCLRPARPFAGAQVFAEREGGSLELLLTEGPGLAGGRCVHWGPRERRALFLQATPHRDISRRVAAFRFELREDRSPELPPQVHGLGEDGLLLFGSQKATLGSHRRFPNAGACRPCSDEELLLAACTSDFVIRGTIHRVTHDMELQESVITVVATHILRQTLPLLGMGGPAGQGQAFIRTQLRCGVRPGPGTFLFMGWSRFGEAWLGCAPRVQEFTRAYTSAQAAHLHPCEVPYVGASARQVEHVLSLLRGRPGKMVDLGSGDGRIVRRVLAAHRCGLRPAVGYELNPWLVGLARLHAWRAGCAGSVCYLREDLWKVSLRDCRNVSVFLAPSVVGLSSPCWKINCWRSCLLGLVWYLDASPYPPGSLWL; the protein is encoded by the exons ATGCCGCCCCCGGCGCTGTTCTGTGCTCTCTGCTGCGGCCTCCTGGCTGTGTCCGCGCGCGCCGGCTACTCGGAGGACCGCTGCAGCTGGAGGGGCAG CGGCCTGACGCAGGAGCCCGGCAGCGTGGGGCAGCTGACCTTGGCCTGTGTGGAGGGCGCCATCGAGTGGCTGTACCCGGCTGGGGCGCTTCGCCTGACTCTGGGCGCTCCTGACTTTGGCACGAGGCCGGGCATCACCTGCTTGCGCCCAGCGCGGCCCTTCGCGGGCGCCCAGGTCTTCGCTGAACGGGAGGGCGGTTCCCTGGAGTTGCTGCTGACCGAGGGTCCAGGCCTGGCAGGGGGCCGCTGCGTGCACTGGGGTCCCCGCGAGCGCCGGGCCCTCTTCCTGCAGGCCACACCGCACCGCGACATCAGCCGCCGGGTGGCCGCCTTCCGCTTTGAGCTGCGTGAAGACCGAAGCCCAGAACTGCCTCCACAAGTCCACGGCCTTGGTGAGGATG GGCTGCTGCTCTTTGGGTCCCAGAAGGCCACTCTGGGAAGTCACAGAAGGTTCCCGAATGCTG GTGCCTGCAGGCCCTGCAGTGATGAGGAGCTCCTCCTGGCTGCATGCACCAGTGACTTTG TGATCCGCGGGACCATCCACAGGGTCACACATGATATGGAGCTGCAGGAGTCTGTCATCACTGTGGTGGCCACCCATATCCTCCGCCAGACACTGCCACTGTTGGGGATGGGGGGGCCTGCAGGCCAGGGGCAGGCCTTCATTCGAACCCAGCTGCGCTGTGGTGTCCGCCCTGGCCCAGGCACCTTCCTCTTCATGGGCTGGAGCCGCTTTGGTGAAGCCTGGCTGGGCTGTGCCCCTCGAGTCCAAGAATTCACCCGAGCCTACACATCTGCCCAGGCTGCCCACCTCCACCCCTGTGAG GTACCCTATGTAGGCGCCAGTGCACGGCAGGTTGAGCATGTGTTGTCGTTGCTGCGTGGTCGCCCGGGAAAAATGGTGGATCTGGGCTCTGGAGACGGCAGAATTGTAAGGCGC GTGTTGGCGGCCCACAGGTGCGGTCTCCGCCCAGCTGTGGGCTACGAACTGAACCCGTGGCTTGTGGGGCTTGCGAGGTTGCATGCCTGGAGGGCCGGTTGTGCTGGCAGCGTCTGCTACCTTCGTGAGGATCTCTGGAAG GTGAGCCTGAGGGACTGCCGAAACGTGTCCGTGTTCCTGGCCCCCAGCGTGGTAGGTCTGAG CTCCCCTTGCTGGAAGATAAACTGCTGGCGGAGCTGCCTGCTGGGGCTCGTGTGGTATCTGGACGCTTCCCCCTACCCACCTGGCAGCCTGTGGCTGTGA
- the Metrn gene encoding meteorin isoform X1 translates to MPPPALFCALCCGLLAVSARAGYSEDRCSWRGSGLTQEPGSVGQLTLACVEGAIEWLYPAGALRLTLGAPDFGTRPGITCLRPARPFAGAQVFAEREGGSLELLLTEGPGLAGGRCVHWGPRERRALFLQATPHRDISRRVAAFRFELREDRSPELPPQVHGLGEDGLLLFGSQKATLGSHRRFPNAGACRPCSDEELLLAACTSDFVIRGTIHRVTHDMELQESVITVVATHILRQTLPLLGMGGPAGQGQAFIRTQLRCGVRPGPGTFLFMGWSRFGEAWLGCAPRVQEFTRAYTSAQAAHLHPCEVPYVGASARQVEHVLSLLRGRPGKMVDLGSGDGRIVRRVLAAHRCGLRPAVGYELNPWLVGLARLHAWRAGCAGSVCYLREDLWKVSLRDCRNVSVFLAPSVLPLLEDKLLAELPAGARVVSGRFPLPTWQPVAVIGEGLDRVWAYDVDMDVHHARPAATSCPILPTPGPGSALASSLPSSQAG, encoded by the exons ATGCCGCCCCCGGCGCTGTTCTGTGCTCTCTGCTGCGGCCTCCTGGCTGTGTCCGCGCGCGCCGGCTACTCGGAGGACCGCTGCAGCTGGAGGGGCAG CGGCCTGACGCAGGAGCCCGGCAGCGTGGGGCAGCTGACCTTGGCCTGTGTGGAGGGCGCCATCGAGTGGCTGTACCCGGCTGGGGCGCTTCGCCTGACTCTGGGCGCTCCTGACTTTGGCACGAGGCCGGGCATCACCTGCTTGCGCCCAGCGCGGCCCTTCGCGGGCGCCCAGGTCTTCGCTGAACGGGAGGGCGGTTCCCTGGAGTTGCTGCTGACCGAGGGTCCAGGCCTGGCAGGGGGCCGCTGCGTGCACTGGGGTCCCCGCGAGCGCCGGGCCCTCTTCCTGCAGGCCACACCGCACCGCGACATCAGCCGCCGGGTGGCCGCCTTCCGCTTTGAGCTGCGTGAAGACCGAAGCCCAGAACTGCCTCCACAAGTCCACGGCCTTGGTGAGGATG GGCTGCTGCTCTTTGGGTCCCAGAAGGCCACTCTGGGAAGTCACAGAAGGTTCCCGAATGCTG GTGCCTGCAGGCCCTGCAGTGATGAGGAGCTCCTCCTGGCTGCATGCACCAGTGACTTTG TGATCCGCGGGACCATCCACAGGGTCACACATGATATGGAGCTGCAGGAGTCTGTCATCACTGTGGTGGCCACCCATATCCTCCGCCAGACACTGCCACTGTTGGGGATGGGGGGGCCTGCAGGCCAGGGGCAGGCCTTCATTCGAACCCAGCTGCGCTGTGGTGTCCGCCCTGGCCCAGGCACCTTCCTCTTCATGGGCTGGAGCCGCTTTGGTGAAGCCTGGCTGGGCTGTGCCCCTCGAGTCCAAGAATTCACCCGAGCCTACACATCTGCCCAGGCTGCCCACCTCCACCCCTGTGAG GTACCCTATGTAGGCGCCAGTGCACGGCAGGTTGAGCATGTGTTGTCGTTGCTGCGTGGTCGCCCGGGAAAAATGGTGGATCTGGGCTCTGGAGACGGCAGAATTGTAAGGCGC GTGTTGGCGGCCCACAGGTGCGGTCTCCGCCCAGCTGTGGGCTACGAACTGAACCCGTGGCTTGTGGGGCTTGCGAGGTTGCATGCCTGGAGGGCCGGTTGTGCTGGCAGCGTCTGCTACCTTCGTGAGGATCTCTGGAAG GTGAGCCTGAGGGACTGCCGAAACGTGTCCGTGTTCCTGGCCCCCAGCGTG CTCCCCTTGCTGGAAGATAAACTGCTGGCGGAGCTGCCTGCTGGGGCTCGTGTGGTATCTGGACGCTTCCCCCTACCCACCTGGCAGCCTGTGGCTGTGATCGGTGAAGGCCTAGATCGGGTCTGGGCCTACGATGTTGACATGGACGTCCACCATGCCAGACCTGCTGCCACATCCTGTCCCATCCTGCCCACCCCAGGACCTggttctgccttggcctccagcctCCCCAGTTCTCAGGCTGGCTAA
- the Metrn gene encoding meteorin isoform X5: protein MPPPALFCALCCGLLAVSARAGYSEDRCSWRGSGLTQEPGSVGQLTLACVEGAIEWLYPAGALRLTLGAPDFGTRPGITCLRPARPFAGAQVFAEREGGSLELLLTEGPGLAGGRCVHWGPRERRALFLQATPHRDISRRVAAFRFELREDRSPELPPQVHGLGACRPCSDEELLLAACTSDFVIRGTIHRVTHDMELQESVITVVATHILRQTLPLLGMGGPAGQGQAFIRTQLRCGVRPGPGTFLFMGWSRFGEAWLGCAPRVQEFTRAYTSAQAAHLHPCEVPYVGASARQVEHVLSLLRGRPGKMVDLGSGDGRIVRRVLAAHRCGLRPAVGYELNPWLVGLARLHAWRAGCAGSVCYLREDLWKVSLRDCRNVSVFLAPSVLPLLEDKLLAELPAGARVVSGRFPLPTWQPVAVIGEGLDRVWAYDVDMDVHHARPAATSCPILPTPGPGSALASSLPSSQAG from the exons ATGCCGCCCCCGGCGCTGTTCTGTGCTCTCTGCTGCGGCCTCCTGGCTGTGTCCGCGCGCGCCGGCTACTCGGAGGACCGCTGCAGCTGGAGGGGCAG CGGCCTGACGCAGGAGCCCGGCAGCGTGGGGCAGCTGACCTTGGCCTGTGTGGAGGGCGCCATCGAGTGGCTGTACCCGGCTGGGGCGCTTCGCCTGACTCTGGGCGCTCCTGACTTTGGCACGAGGCCGGGCATCACCTGCTTGCGCCCAGCGCGGCCCTTCGCGGGCGCCCAGGTCTTCGCTGAACGGGAGGGCGGTTCCCTGGAGTTGCTGCTGACCGAGGGTCCAGGCCTGGCAGGGGGCCGCTGCGTGCACTGGGGTCCCCGCGAGCGCCGGGCCCTCTTCCTGCAGGCCACACCGCACCGCGACATCAGCCGCCGGGTGGCCGCCTTCCGCTTTGAGCTGCGTGAAGACCGAAGCCCAGAACTGCCTCCACAAGTCCACGGCCTTG GTGCCTGCAGGCCCTGCAGTGATGAGGAGCTCCTCCTGGCTGCATGCACCAGTGACTTTG TGATCCGCGGGACCATCCACAGGGTCACACATGATATGGAGCTGCAGGAGTCTGTCATCACTGTGGTGGCCACCCATATCCTCCGCCAGACACTGCCACTGTTGGGGATGGGGGGGCCTGCAGGCCAGGGGCAGGCCTTCATTCGAACCCAGCTGCGCTGTGGTGTCCGCCCTGGCCCAGGCACCTTCCTCTTCATGGGCTGGAGCCGCTTTGGTGAAGCCTGGCTGGGCTGTGCCCCTCGAGTCCAAGAATTCACCCGAGCCTACACATCTGCCCAGGCTGCCCACCTCCACCCCTGTGAG GTACCCTATGTAGGCGCCAGTGCACGGCAGGTTGAGCATGTGTTGTCGTTGCTGCGTGGTCGCCCGGGAAAAATGGTGGATCTGGGCTCTGGAGACGGCAGAATTGTAAGGCGC GTGTTGGCGGCCCACAGGTGCGGTCTCCGCCCAGCTGTGGGCTACGAACTGAACCCGTGGCTTGTGGGGCTTGCGAGGTTGCATGCCTGGAGGGCCGGTTGTGCTGGCAGCGTCTGCTACCTTCGTGAGGATCTCTGGAAG GTGAGCCTGAGGGACTGCCGAAACGTGTCCGTGTTCCTGGCCCCCAGCGTG CTCCCCTTGCTGGAAGATAAACTGCTGGCGGAGCTGCCTGCTGGGGCTCGTGTGGTATCTGGACGCTTCCCCCTACCCACCTGGCAGCCTGTGGCTGTGATCGGTGAAGGCCTAGATCGGGTCTGGGCCTACGATGTTGACATGGACGTCCACCATGCCAGACCTGCTGCCACATCCTGTCCCATCCTGCCCACCCCAGGACCTggttctgccttggcctccagcctCCCCAGTTCTCAGGCTGGCTAA
- the Metrn gene encoding meteorin isoform X2: MPPPALFCALCCGLLAVSARAGYSEDRCSWRGSGLTQEPGSVGQLTLACVEGAIEWLYPAGALRLTLGAPDFGTRPGITCLRPARPFAGAQVFAEREGGSLELLLTEGPGLAGGRCVHWGPRERRALFLQATPHRDISRRVAAFRFELREDRSPELPPQVHGLGEDGLLLFGSQKATLGSHRRFPNAGACRPCSDEELLLAACTSDFVIRGTIHRVTHDMELQESVITVVATHILRQTLPLLGMGGPAGQGQAFIRTQLRCGVRPGPGTFLFMGWSRFGEAWLGCAPRVQEFTRAYTSAQAAHLHPCEVPYVGASARQVEHVLSLLRGRPGKMVDLGSGDGRIVLAAHRCGLRPAVGYELNPWLVGLARLHAWRAGCAGSVCYLREDLWKVSLRDCRNVSVFLAPSVLPLLEDKLLAELPAGARVVSGRFPLPTWQPVAVIGEGLDRVWAYDVDMDVHHARPAATSCPILPTPGPGSALASSLPSSQAG; the protein is encoded by the exons ATGCCGCCCCCGGCGCTGTTCTGTGCTCTCTGCTGCGGCCTCCTGGCTGTGTCCGCGCGCGCCGGCTACTCGGAGGACCGCTGCAGCTGGAGGGGCAG CGGCCTGACGCAGGAGCCCGGCAGCGTGGGGCAGCTGACCTTGGCCTGTGTGGAGGGCGCCATCGAGTGGCTGTACCCGGCTGGGGCGCTTCGCCTGACTCTGGGCGCTCCTGACTTTGGCACGAGGCCGGGCATCACCTGCTTGCGCCCAGCGCGGCCCTTCGCGGGCGCCCAGGTCTTCGCTGAACGGGAGGGCGGTTCCCTGGAGTTGCTGCTGACCGAGGGTCCAGGCCTGGCAGGGGGCCGCTGCGTGCACTGGGGTCCCCGCGAGCGCCGGGCCCTCTTCCTGCAGGCCACACCGCACCGCGACATCAGCCGCCGGGTGGCCGCCTTCCGCTTTGAGCTGCGTGAAGACCGAAGCCCAGAACTGCCTCCACAAGTCCACGGCCTTGGTGAGGATG GGCTGCTGCTCTTTGGGTCCCAGAAGGCCACTCTGGGAAGTCACAGAAGGTTCCCGAATGCTG GTGCCTGCAGGCCCTGCAGTGATGAGGAGCTCCTCCTGGCTGCATGCACCAGTGACTTTG TGATCCGCGGGACCATCCACAGGGTCACACATGATATGGAGCTGCAGGAGTCTGTCATCACTGTGGTGGCCACCCATATCCTCCGCCAGACACTGCCACTGTTGGGGATGGGGGGGCCTGCAGGCCAGGGGCAGGCCTTCATTCGAACCCAGCTGCGCTGTGGTGTCCGCCCTGGCCCAGGCACCTTCCTCTTCATGGGCTGGAGCCGCTTTGGTGAAGCCTGGCTGGGCTGTGCCCCTCGAGTCCAAGAATTCACCCGAGCCTACACATCTGCCCAGGCTGCCCACCTCCACCCCTGTGAG GTACCCTATGTAGGCGCCAGTGCACGGCAGGTTGAGCATGTGTTGTCGTTGCTGCGTGGTCGCCCGGGAAAAATGGTGGATCTGGGCTCTGGAGACGGCAGAATT GTGTTGGCGGCCCACAGGTGCGGTCTCCGCCCAGCTGTGGGCTACGAACTGAACCCGTGGCTTGTGGGGCTTGCGAGGTTGCATGCCTGGAGGGCCGGTTGTGCTGGCAGCGTCTGCTACCTTCGTGAGGATCTCTGGAAG GTGAGCCTGAGGGACTGCCGAAACGTGTCCGTGTTCCTGGCCCCCAGCGTG CTCCCCTTGCTGGAAGATAAACTGCTGGCGGAGCTGCCTGCTGGGGCTCGTGTGGTATCTGGACGCTTCCCCCTACCCACCTGGCAGCCTGTGGCTGTGATCGGTGAAGGCCTAGATCGGGTCTGGGCCTACGATGTTGACATGGACGTCCACCATGCCAGACCTGCTGCCACATCCTGTCCCATCCTGCCCACCCCAGGACCTggttctgccttggcctccagcctCCCCAGTTCTCAGGCTGGCTAA
- the Metrn gene encoding meteorin isoform X3, protein MPPPALFCALCCGLLAVSARAGYSEDRCSWRGSGLTQEPGSVGQLTLACVEGAIEWLYPAGALRLTLGAPDFGTRPGITCLRPARPFAGAQVFAEREGGSLELLLTEGPGLAGGRCVHWGPRERRALFLQATPHRDISRRVAAFRFELREDRSPELPPQVHGLGLLLFGSQKATLGSHRRFPNAGACRPCSDEELLLAACTSDFVIRGTIHRVTHDMELQESVITVVATHILRQTLPLLGMGGPAGQGQAFIRTQLRCGVRPGPGTFLFMGWSRFGEAWLGCAPRVQEFTRAYTSAQAAHLHPCEVPYVGASARQVEHVLSLLRGRPGKMVDLGSGDGRIVRRVLAAHRCGLRPAVGYELNPWLVGLARLHAWRAGCAGSVCYLREDLWKVSLRDCRNVSVFLAPSVLPLLEDKLLAELPAGARVVSGRFPLPTWQPVAVIGEGLDRVWAYDVDMDVHHARPAATSCPILPTPGPGSALASSLPSSQAG, encoded by the exons ATGCCGCCCCCGGCGCTGTTCTGTGCTCTCTGCTGCGGCCTCCTGGCTGTGTCCGCGCGCGCCGGCTACTCGGAGGACCGCTGCAGCTGGAGGGGCAG CGGCCTGACGCAGGAGCCCGGCAGCGTGGGGCAGCTGACCTTGGCCTGTGTGGAGGGCGCCATCGAGTGGCTGTACCCGGCTGGGGCGCTTCGCCTGACTCTGGGCGCTCCTGACTTTGGCACGAGGCCGGGCATCACCTGCTTGCGCCCAGCGCGGCCCTTCGCGGGCGCCCAGGTCTTCGCTGAACGGGAGGGCGGTTCCCTGGAGTTGCTGCTGACCGAGGGTCCAGGCCTGGCAGGGGGCCGCTGCGTGCACTGGGGTCCCCGCGAGCGCCGGGCCCTCTTCCTGCAGGCCACACCGCACCGCGACATCAGCCGCCGGGTGGCCGCCTTCCGCTTTGAGCTGCGTGAAGACCGAAGCCCAGAACTGCCTCCACAAGTCCACGGCCTTG GGCTGCTGCTCTTTGGGTCCCAGAAGGCCACTCTGGGAAGTCACAGAAGGTTCCCGAATGCTG GTGCCTGCAGGCCCTGCAGTGATGAGGAGCTCCTCCTGGCTGCATGCACCAGTGACTTTG TGATCCGCGGGACCATCCACAGGGTCACACATGATATGGAGCTGCAGGAGTCTGTCATCACTGTGGTGGCCACCCATATCCTCCGCCAGACACTGCCACTGTTGGGGATGGGGGGGCCTGCAGGCCAGGGGCAGGCCTTCATTCGAACCCAGCTGCGCTGTGGTGTCCGCCCTGGCCCAGGCACCTTCCTCTTCATGGGCTGGAGCCGCTTTGGTGAAGCCTGGCTGGGCTGTGCCCCTCGAGTCCAAGAATTCACCCGAGCCTACACATCTGCCCAGGCTGCCCACCTCCACCCCTGTGAG GTACCCTATGTAGGCGCCAGTGCACGGCAGGTTGAGCATGTGTTGTCGTTGCTGCGTGGTCGCCCGGGAAAAATGGTGGATCTGGGCTCTGGAGACGGCAGAATTGTAAGGCGC GTGTTGGCGGCCCACAGGTGCGGTCTCCGCCCAGCTGTGGGCTACGAACTGAACCCGTGGCTTGTGGGGCTTGCGAGGTTGCATGCCTGGAGGGCCGGTTGTGCTGGCAGCGTCTGCTACCTTCGTGAGGATCTCTGGAAG GTGAGCCTGAGGGACTGCCGAAACGTGTCCGTGTTCCTGGCCCCCAGCGTG CTCCCCTTGCTGGAAGATAAACTGCTGGCGGAGCTGCCTGCTGGGGCTCGTGTGGTATCTGGACGCTTCCCCCTACCCACCTGGCAGCCTGTGGCTGTGATCGGTGAAGGCCTAGATCGGGTCTGGGCCTACGATGTTGACATGGACGTCCACCATGCCAGACCTGCTGCCACATCCTGTCCCATCCTGCCCACCCCAGGACCTggttctgccttggcctccagcctCCCCAGTTCTCAGGCTGGCTAA
- the Metrn gene encoding meteorin isoform X4, protein MPPPALFCALCCGLLAVSARAGYSEDRCSWRGSGLTQEPGSVGQLTLACVEGAIEWLYPAGALRLTLGAPDFGTRPGITCLRPARPFAGAQVFAEREGGSLELLLTEGPGLAGGRCVHWGPRERRALFLQATPHRDISRRVAAFRFELREDRSPELPPQVHGLGEDGACRPCSDEELLLAACTSDFVIRGTIHRVTHDMELQESVITVVATHILRQTLPLLGMGGPAGQGQAFIRTQLRCGVRPGPGTFLFMGWSRFGEAWLGCAPRVQEFTRAYTSAQAAHLHPCEVPYVGASARQVEHVLSLLRGRPGKMVDLGSGDGRIVRRVLAAHRCGLRPAVGYELNPWLVGLARLHAWRAGCAGSVCYLREDLWKVSLRDCRNVSVFLAPSVLPLLEDKLLAELPAGARVVSGRFPLPTWQPVAVIGEGLDRVWAYDVDMDVHHARPAATSCPILPTPGPGSALASSLPSSQAG, encoded by the exons ATGCCGCCCCCGGCGCTGTTCTGTGCTCTCTGCTGCGGCCTCCTGGCTGTGTCCGCGCGCGCCGGCTACTCGGAGGACCGCTGCAGCTGGAGGGGCAG CGGCCTGACGCAGGAGCCCGGCAGCGTGGGGCAGCTGACCTTGGCCTGTGTGGAGGGCGCCATCGAGTGGCTGTACCCGGCTGGGGCGCTTCGCCTGACTCTGGGCGCTCCTGACTTTGGCACGAGGCCGGGCATCACCTGCTTGCGCCCAGCGCGGCCCTTCGCGGGCGCCCAGGTCTTCGCTGAACGGGAGGGCGGTTCCCTGGAGTTGCTGCTGACCGAGGGTCCAGGCCTGGCAGGGGGCCGCTGCGTGCACTGGGGTCCCCGCGAGCGCCGGGCCCTCTTCCTGCAGGCCACACCGCACCGCGACATCAGCCGCCGGGTGGCCGCCTTCCGCTTTGAGCTGCGTGAAGACCGAAGCCCAGAACTGCCTCCACAAGTCCACGGCCTTGGTGAGGATG GTGCCTGCAGGCCCTGCAGTGATGAGGAGCTCCTCCTGGCTGCATGCACCAGTGACTTTG TGATCCGCGGGACCATCCACAGGGTCACACATGATATGGAGCTGCAGGAGTCTGTCATCACTGTGGTGGCCACCCATATCCTCCGCCAGACACTGCCACTGTTGGGGATGGGGGGGCCTGCAGGCCAGGGGCAGGCCTTCATTCGAACCCAGCTGCGCTGTGGTGTCCGCCCTGGCCCAGGCACCTTCCTCTTCATGGGCTGGAGCCGCTTTGGTGAAGCCTGGCTGGGCTGTGCCCCTCGAGTCCAAGAATTCACCCGAGCCTACACATCTGCCCAGGCTGCCCACCTCCACCCCTGTGAG GTACCCTATGTAGGCGCCAGTGCACGGCAGGTTGAGCATGTGTTGTCGTTGCTGCGTGGTCGCCCGGGAAAAATGGTGGATCTGGGCTCTGGAGACGGCAGAATTGTAAGGCGC GTGTTGGCGGCCCACAGGTGCGGTCTCCGCCCAGCTGTGGGCTACGAACTGAACCCGTGGCTTGTGGGGCTTGCGAGGTTGCATGCCTGGAGGGCCGGTTGTGCTGGCAGCGTCTGCTACCTTCGTGAGGATCTCTGGAAG GTGAGCCTGAGGGACTGCCGAAACGTGTCCGTGTTCCTGGCCCCCAGCGTG CTCCCCTTGCTGGAAGATAAACTGCTGGCGGAGCTGCCTGCTGGGGCTCGTGTGGTATCTGGACGCTTCCCCCTACCCACCTGGCAGCCTGTGGCTGTGATCGGTGAAGGCCTAGATCGGGTCTGGGCCTACGATGTTGACATGGACGTCCACCATGCCAGACCTGCTGCCACATCCTGTCCCATCCTGCCCACCCCAGGACCTggttctgccttggcctccagcctCCCCAGTTCTCAGGCTGGCTAA